The nucleotide window TGATTGTGAAGGGCAAGACGGAAAAAATGGATGAGGCTGTGCAGTTTGCGGCATCGTACTCACGTATGTGGAGCTCAGGCTCTGCTGCGGGCGATGTGCTTGCGGCCGCTCCTTCGCAGGTGAGCAAGACCGCTGAGTCCGGCGAGTTCGTGGCGCATGGTTCGTTCGTGATTCGCGGCGAGCGCACGTACTTCCGCAACGTCCCGATGGAGGTTGCGATCGGTATTCAGATGGAGCCCTCACTTGCGGTGCTTGGCGGAACGCCCGCGGCTGTTGAGCCGCGGTGTAAAATTTCCGTGCGGCTGCACCCCGGGACGTTTGAGGGCAATGATGTTGCGAAAAAGGTTCTTCGGAAACTCAAAGAGGTGATCCCTGAGTCTGATCAGAAGATGTTGAAGGCTGTTTTGAACACCGAAGCGGTCGCAGCGTTTGTGCCTCCGGGCGGATCGGATCTGGTGGAGTCATGAAGGCTGCCGCTGCCGAGCCGCTGAGACGCGACGGATTCGGCGAGTACAAGCTGATGCCTGAAAGTCTGGACGATCTCTGGCATCTGTCGCACCTGATCTCTTACGGCAATACGGTGTTTGCGGTTACAATGCGAACGGTGGACGGCCCAAACGATAAGCTGCGTGCCGAAAAGCTGGAGAAGCGGCCGGTCCGCATCGGCGTGAAGTGCGAAAAAGTTGAGTTCACGCCGACGGCGAATCGGCTGCGGGTGTTCGGGGTGATTGTGTTCGGGCCCGACACCGGTCAGCACCATGCACTGAATATTGAGCCCGGGTATGAGATCTCGGTGGTGCGCGAGTGGCGGACGGTGGATCTTGAGCGGCTGGATCGCGCGGTTTCGTCGTCGGTGCACGGTGTTGTACATATTGTGGCAATCGAGGACGGCGAGGCCGAGCTCTACCGCATCCGCCAGTATGGTCCTGAACGCGTGACTACGCTGACGATCGGGAGCGGCAAGACTGCGGAGTTGGACTCGCGGCAGAGTTTGTTTGAGGAGTTGTTAAAGGCGCTTGACAAGGTGACGGGTCCGATTGTTGTCGCGGGCCCCGGGTTTGTGAAGGAGGATTTTGTCAAGTTTGCGAAGACGAAGGCTCCTGATACTGCTGCCCGGATGCTTATGGAGGATACGCGCCGTTCAGGATACGGGGCTGCACAGGAGGCGATCGGGAACGGTGTTTTATCACGGGTTGCCGAGGATCTTCAGCTGGCACGCGAGGTGCAGGTGATGGATGAGGTGTTTCTCCGCATCGGTCAGAACGGCGCTGTGGCTTACGGGGCTGCTGAGGTGCAGACCTCTATTGATTACGGCGCTGCAGAGACGATTGTGGTGGCTGATACCGAGATCCGGCAGAGCAGGACAGCATGCATGATTGAAGCAGCCGAGCGGCTCGGTGCGGGTGTTGTGGTGCTGTCCACCGAGTTTGAGCCGGGGAAAAGGCTGATCGGTCTCGGCGGTGTTGCGGCGCTGTTGCGGTACAAGATCGCTGCTTGAATTCGCTGCTCCGCCCACGGAAAAGCGGAACACACGGAAATTTTACGGAAAAAAACATCACGGAGCAGACGTGAACACCACGGAAATATATTCTGGAAAATTTCTGAGCAAGCGTCTTGTAACTCCTAAAAAAATTTAAAATTCCGTGCAGTTCACGGAAATATATTCTAGAAAATTACTGAGCAAGCGTCTTGTAACCCCTAAAAAAATTTTGAAATTCCGTGCAGTTCACGGAAATATATTCTGGAAAATTACTGAGCAAGCGTCTTGTAATCCCTAAAAAAAATTTAAAATTCCGTGTTGTTCACGTCTGCTCCGTGATGTTTTTTTCCGTAAAATTTCCGTGTGCTCCGATTTTCCGTGGGCGGAGCTACGAAGCGACGGAGCAAGCGCCCCCATTTCACTCAGTCATCGCCACAAAATTCCGGAGAATTGCAAGCCCCGCAGGCCCGCTCTTCTCAGGATGGAACTGCACCCCGATCGCATTTTTATTCGCGACCGCTGAGGCATACGAAACAATGTACTCGGTTGTCGCGATGGTAAACTCCGGCGTTGTATCCGCATAGTAGGAGTGAACAAAATACACATACGTCCCTTCAGGGATATCAGCAAACAGCGGATGTGTCGTTGGCGTAATCGTATTCCATCCCATCTGCGGAACCTTCATCCTCTCAACTTTTGCAAATTTTCGAACAGAGCCTGGCACAAACCCAAGCCCCTGATGCAGACCATGCTCCTCGCTCTCCTCAAGCAGCATCTGCATCCCAAGACAGATTCCAAGCAGCGGTTTTTCTAAAACCGCGGCCTCCACAACATGCCGGATCGGCGCAAGCTTCTCCATACCTTCTGCAAATGCCCCGACTCCGGGCAGCACAATCCCATCGGCTGACGCAATCAGCTCAGGCTCTGCCGTGATCACAGGCCTGCATCCCGCGGCCTCAAGTCCCCGCACCACACTTCGCAGATTGCCAAGACCGTAGTCGATAACTGCAATCTTAGAAGTGGCTGTCATTATCAGCGTCCTCCTCCGCAGACTCGCGAACTCTCCACAGACCCTTCGACGCCCACTCGGGCGTTTTGCCGTTGCGGTTTCCCCAGCCGGAGAGCTTCTCCTCCCACATCGCCCACAGCTCCGGATACATCGCCTCAATATCCTTCATGCAGGCGATATCTGACGACGGACACATGAAACAGCCGATGCGGTCAAGACCTAACTCATAGAGAGGATTGTAGGGAGCCTGTTCGCGGAACAGATACAGCCAGTCATGCATCGCCGTCCAGTGCTGAATCGGCGCTGCCGACAGCTGGCACATCACATTTTTGTTCCGCCAGACCCGCGGACTCATCATCCGTTTCGCAGACTCATACTTCCGCTGCCCGATCAGCGACAGCGCCTCGCCCCAGGTCTCCTCAATAAGACGCTTCACCGGTTCCAGCTTGCATGCCTTGCAGCACCAGCGGAAGTCCACCGCCGGCGGACCGTTCGCCTCAAACCCTTCCCAGAATCCTTCCTTGCCTGACCGTTCGATCAGCTCAAGTCCGTATTTTTCCTGTACAATCCGCACGTTCTCAATCGTCTCCGGAAACTCAAGGCCCGTATTTGCGAAAATTATCGGTAGCTTTCCAACTGCCTTCAGCGTTATTAAAAGAGTCACCAGACTGTCCTTCCCGCCGGAGTAGGAGACCGTCGGCTTCAGTCCGGGATTTTTGGAGATGACATCTCTGATGAACTCAATCGACTTTGATTCGTAGAGATCAAGCACTCCCTTGTTCGCAGCAATTGCGTCCTCCCATGTTGACGGTGCCGGATCAACGACTGCTTTTTGTGTCCTGCGGGTCCGCACGAGCTGACCGCGGGTTGCCCCAACCGTTTCCGCATACGACATTTTTGCCCTGCCGACCGCAACGCACTCTCCCTCCTCTGACATCACAAACACGCTGTCACCGACTAAAATTTCCGGAGATACAAAGACAACTCCCGGCATCAGGACGCTGTTGCCGTCCTTGATGTAGGATGCGGCCTCGTTTGTTACGCGGATGATGTGTTTTGTCGGCTGCACCAGCTTTGCCGCTGACTCGCGCGGCAGTACTTCCCAGCGGTTTTCGGATGGAATAAACCGGACTGCGCAGACTACTGCTCCTCCGAGGATAATCTCCTCCATCCGGTCTTCGTCAGGAACTTTGTTGAGGAGCGCGATGTGGTCGTCTGGGATTAAGGGGACGCCGAACTGTTCTTCAAAGAGGCGGTTGACGAGGTTTCGGTCGCGGTCAAATGCCGGCCGGACGTCGCCTGGCGGGGTGACGGACACGGGCCGTGTTTTCCCGCCGCAGGCACAGAGTTTGCCCATTACCGGCACGTGGCAGTTGTCGCACCAGTAGAAGGGGACTGGTGCAAGAAACGGGGAGGACTTCATTCTAAATCTATTTGGTGTGAAAAATAATGAACGCAGCGGATAATCCCGCTGATGTTTTTTTGGTTTTTAGTAATCCCTAACAAGCGTGACTTCGCCGTTGTCAGGAGTGGACAGAGTCGCGACGCTGTTTGAGGAGAGGGTCAGCGTGTAGTCTCCGGTTCCAACTGCCGATATTGTGTAGACCCCCTCTGATTTTTTTGTCCAGGTGCCGTGGTATGACATCTCCTTTTCGTATGAGAGGGGCGAGCTGGTGTCAACGTCTATCTCAGCGCTGCCGGACCGGCCCAGCGTGAGATCGTACTCGATTCGCGTGTCGCCGTTGACTGTGGTTCCTTTCCATTCCCCGACGATCGGATCAGATGCGGCAGCGTTGTCTTCATCAGGCCGCATGGTAACGGTGATGCCGTCAGGTGTGGTCAGCTGGCCGGTTCCGTCGCTGTTGATTACGAACAGGTAGGTGCCCTCCGCTCCAAAGGACAACGTGTAGGAGTCTTTGACATTCTCAATCCAGGTGCCGCGGTAGGTGCGATCGCTCCCTTTTGGTCTTGTTGAGTCGACTTCAAGTTTTGCCGAGCCGCCTTTTTCGCAGTCGAGCTTGTACTCGGTTTGTGTTCCGTCAACGTTTGTCAGCACTCCTTCCCACTCGCCTGCGGGTGTCGCCGATGCTGTTGGTGTTGGAAGAGGATCAACTGCATTGGGCGATACACAGCCAGCTGTAACCGCACACAGCAGACAAAATATCGCTGCGGTTGCTATCAGGAGATGTCTTCGGTTCATATTTGGTAGTTTTGTAGTGACTTGCTTTATAGCTATAGATGGTGACGGGTTTGCTTTGGTTTTGGGTTCGCTTGGAGTAACCACGGACAAAACCTCCCACCTTCTTAGGAATTTGGCAATCAATCCGACCAGAATCGGTGCGTCTGGACAAACTTCCGCTCAGCCTTCAGAATCTCACGGTAAAAATTATCCCCGGTCGCAAACGTATTCAAAATCCGCGCCGCAGACTCAGGGCCCACCCCGCGTCCCGCAAGAGCAATAATCGCTTTTTTCCCGCTCGAAAGCACCATATTCGCATTACGCATCATCCGCGCCTCAGCCTCCTTCTCCTCAGTCGTCTTATTTTTCTTCTTCATCGCCGCATACAGCTTCTCATCGTACGGCTTCAAAACCGCCACCAGCCGCGCTCCGCAGAGCGGACACTGGGGATTATCCGGCGCACGCCCCACCTTTGTCTTGCTCTTCCAGGACTTGCAGTGCATACAGGCGAGAATAATATCCTGCTCATCAATGCGGTGCTTCACACTCTCAATAATCGCCTGATCCTCCCCCGGCGGCACAATCACATCGCGTCCCGTGAAAAGCCCCTCAGCCCC belongs to Methanorbis furvi and includes:
- a CDS encoding mRNA surveillance protein pelota, translated to MKAAAAEPLRRDGFGEYKLMPESLDDLWHLSHLISYGNTVFAVTMRTVDGPNDKLRAEKLEKRPVRIGVKCEKVEFTPTANRLRVFGVIVFGPDTGQHHALNIEPGYEISVVREWRTVDLERLDRAVSSSVHGVVHIVAIEDGEAELYRIRQYGPERVTTLTIGSGKTAELDSRQSLFEELLKALDKVTGPIVVAGPGFVKEDFVKFAKTKAPDTAARMLMEDTRRSGYGAAQEAIGNGVLSRVAEDLQLAREVQVMDEVFLRIGQNGAVAYGAAEVQTSIDYGAAETIVVADTEIRQSRTACMIEAAERLGAGVVVLSTEFEPGKRLIGLGGVAALLRYKIAA
- the hisH gene encoding imidazole glycerol phosphate synthase subunit HisH, with the translated sequence MTATSKIAVIDYGLGNLRSVVRGLEAAGCRPVITAEPELIASADGIVLPGVGAFAEGMEKLAPIRHVVEAAVLEKPLLGICLGMQMLLEESEEHGLHQGLGFVPGSVRKFAKVERMKVPQMGWNTITPTTHPLFADIPEGTYVYFVHSYYADTTPEFTIATTEYIVSYASAVANKNAIGVQFHPEKSGPAGLAILRNFVAMTE
- a CDS encoding phosphoadenosine phosphosulfate reductase family protein → MKSSPFLAPVPFYWCDNCHVPVMGKLCACGGKTRPVSVTPPGDVRPAFDRDRNLVNRLFEEQFGVPLIPDDHIALLNKVPDEDRMEEIILGGAVVCAVRFIPSENRWEVLPRESAAKLVQPTKHIIRVTNEAASYIKDGNSVLMPGVVFVSPEILVGDSVFVMSEEGECVAVGRAKMSYAETVGATRGQLVRTRRTQKAVVDPAPSTWEDAIAANKGVLDLYESKSIEFIRDVISKNPGLKPTVSYSGGKDSLVTLLITLKAVGKLPIIFANTGLEFPETIENVRIVQEKYGLELIERSGKEGFWEGFEANGPPAVDFRWCCKACKLEPVKRLIEETWGEALSLIGQRKYESAKRMMSPRVWRNKNVMCQLSAAPIQHWTAMHDWLYLFREQAPYNPLYELGLDRIGCFMCPSSDIACMKDIEAMYPELWAMWEEKLSGWGNRNGKTPEWASKGLWRVRESAEEDADNDSHF